One part of the Palaemon carinicauda isolate YSFRI2023 chromosome 23, ASM3689809v2, whole genome shotgun sequence genome encodes these proteins:
- the LOC137617614 gene encoding asparagine-rich protein-like yields the protein MLSKAMANQGHPLLKLVCCEQSNENLPPSPICNRQRGDENWPNSEYDLTCLRQTQALRNTNNQEHKFSETQVLKNTNNQKHKFSETLTLRNRNTNSQKQKHLETQTLRNTYTQKQKHKLSETQTLRNTNSQKHKLSETQALRNINPQKHKHKLLETQTLRNTYTQKHKLSETQTIRNTSIGTHKHLETQTLRNTISQKHKPSETQTIRNTNSQKHKPSETQTLRNTNTQKHLHSETQTLRNTNSKETQTIRNTNPQKHKLSETQTLRNTNPQKHKPSETQTLRNTNNQKHKLSETQILRDTNSQKHKHSETLTFRNANPQKHKFKRNTNNQKHKPSKTQTLRNTNPQKHKPTETQTLRNTNPQKHKPTETQTLRNTNPQKHKLSETQTLRNTNIQKHKFKRNTNTQKHKPSETQTLRNTNPQKHKFKRNTTTQKHKPLETQTLRNTNSKETQTLRNTNPQKHKHSVTQTLRNTNSKETQTIRNTNPQKHKPSETQIQKKHKQSEKQTLKNTNSLKHKPQKHKPTETQTLRNTNNQKHKFKRNTNPQKHKPSETQTLRNTNPQKHKHSETLTLRNTNSQKHKPSETQTLRNTNPQKHNQKHKHSETQTIRNTIRNTNSQKHKPSETQTLRNTNPQKHNQKHKPSETQIQKKHKHSETQLSETQTLRNTNTQKH from the exons atgctcagcaaagctaTGGCTAATCAGGGTCACCCATTACTAAAGTTAGTTTGCTGCGagcaatcaaacgaaaatctcccaccgtcaccaatctgcaataggcagcgtggcgatgaaaactggccaaactcagaATAcgatttgacatgtctgaggc AAACACAAGCTCTCAGAAACACAAACAATCAGGAACACAAATTCTCAGAAACACAGGTTCTCAAAAACACAAACAATCAGAAACACAAATTCTCAGAAACACTTACACTCAGAAACAGAAACACAAACAGTCAGAAACAGAAACACTTAGAAACACAAACTCTCAGAAACACTTACACTCAGAAACAGAAACACAAACTCTCAGAAACACAAACCCTCAGAAACACAAACTCTCAGAAACACAAACTCTCTGAAACACAAGCTCTCAGAAACATAAACCCTCAGAAACAC AAACACAAACTCTTAGAAACACAAACCCTCAGAAACACTTACACTCAGAAACACAAACTCTCAGAAACACAAACAATCAGAAACACAAGCATTGGAACACACAAGCACTTGGAAACACAAACTCTCAGAAACACAATCTCTCAGAAACACAAACCCTCAGAAACACAAACAATCAGAAACACAAACTCTCAGAAACACAAACCCTCAGAGACACAAACTCTCAGAAACACAAACACTCAGAAACACTTACATTCAGAAACACAAACCCTCAGAAACACAAATTCAAAAGAAACACAAACAATCAGAAACACAAACCCTCAAAAACACAAACTCTCAGAAACACAAACCCTCAGAAACACAAACCCACAGAAACACAAACCCTCAGAAACACAAACTCTCAGAAACACAAACAATCAGAAACACAAACTCTCAGAAACACAAATCCTCAGAGACACAAACTCTCAGAAACACAAACACTCAGAAACACTTACATTCAGAAACGCAAACCCTCAGAAACACAAATTCAAAAGAAACACAAACAATCAGAAACACAAACCCTCAAAAACACAAACTCTCAGAAACACAAACCCTCAGAAACACAAACCCACAGAAACACAAACACTCAGAAACACAAACCCTCAGAAACACAAACCCACAGAAACACAAACACTCAGAAACACAAACCCTCAGAAACACAAACTCTCAGAAACACAAACACTCAGAAACACAAACATTCAGAAACACAAATTCAAAAGAAACACAAACACTCAGAAACACAAACCCTCGGAGACACAAACACTCAGAAACACAAACCCTCAGAAACACAAGTTTAAAAGAAACACAACCACTCAGAAACACAAACCCTTAGAAACACAAACACTCAGAAACACAAATTCAAAAGAAACACAAACACTCAGAAACACAAACCCTCAGAAACACAAACACTCAGTAACACAAACCCTCAGAAACACAAATTCAAAAGAAACACAAACAATCAGAAACACAAACCCtcaaaaacacaaaccctcagaaACACAAATTCAAAAGAAACACAAACAATCAGAAAAACAAACCCTCAAAAACACAAACTCTCTGAAACACAAACCTCAGAAACACAAACCCACAGAAACACAAACACTCAGAAACACAAACAATCAGAAACACAAATTCAAAAGAAACACAAACCCACAGAAACACAAACCCTCAGAAACACAAACTCTCAGAAACACAAACCCTCAGAAACACAAACACTCAGAAACACTGACACTCAGAAACACAAACTCTCAGAAACACAAACCCTCAGAAACACAAACACTCAGAAACACAAACCCTCAGAAACACAATCAGAAACACAAACACTCAGAAACACAAACCATCAGAAACACAATCAGAAACACAAACTCTCAGAAACACAAACCCTCAGAAACACAAACTCTCAGAAACACAAACCCTCAGAAACACAATCAGAAACACAAACCCTCAGAAACACAAATTCAAAAGAAACACAAACACTCAGAAACACAACTCTCAGAAACACAAACACTCAGAAACACAAACACTCAGAAACACTGA